Part of the Subtercola frigoramans genome, CGCGCCGGCCAGCATTGGGGCGTTCGTTCTGGGGGCTCTGCTTCTGGTCGCGTTTGTGCTCGCCGAGCGCCGGGCCGCTGAGCCGATCCTGCCCCTCTGGGTCTTCTCGAGGCGACTCCTGTTGACGACGACCCTCGTGTCGCTCGGCGTCGGAGCCATCCTTGTCGGGCTCACCTCCTTCGTGCCCACATTCCTCGAGGGTTCGATCGGTGTCACGCCCATCGTCTCCGGGCTGGCCGTTGCAGCACTCACAGTGGGCTGGCCGATTTCGGCATCTCAGTCGGGGCGGCTCTACCTGCGACTCGGCTTCCGTCGCACGGTGCTCATCGGCGTCGGCATCGCTGTCGTCGGTACGCTCGCCCTGACCTTCACCGCCAGTACGCCCAACCTCTGGTTGACCGCCGCGAGCTGTTTCATCGTCGGCCTGGGTCTCGGGCTCGCCGCCACACCCGCGCTGATCGCCGCACAATCGAGCGTGCCGTGGAACGAACGTGGTGTCGTCACGGGAACGAACCTGTTCGCCCGCTCCATCGGCAGCGCCGTCGGAGTCGCGATCTTCGGCGCGATCGCGAATGGCATCTATGCGGCGCACAGTGTTGGAGCGGCATCCGGAGCGGGATCCGGCGCAGGCACCCAGCATGACGCGGCGGTCATCGCCCTCGCGTCAGGCAGTGCGTTCATCGCGATCTCAGTGTGCGCTGCGGCGACGATCTTCGCGGCCGCCGCGATGCCCGAAGCTCGCGTCGAAGACGTTGAGCGCGCCCGGCCCGCTCAGGGCCAGGCGCGGTAGACTCGCGAAAGGTCACCGCAGACCAGACAAAAGCTCACAAGAATCCCCGCTCATTTCGCTCAGCACCACCTGCGCCAGCTGAACGCTGGCCAGACAACGCTCGCAAGCTGAACACTCACCAGCTCAACGCTCGCCAGATCAACGCAGATCGGAGAACCGTGGCCAGTCCCTGGGTAGTCTCCCCACCCGACAGCCGTCATGACGGCCCGCGCGAACGCGCGCTCTCCCAGGCTCAGGCGCACGATGCACTGATCGGCGCCGGAACGAGCTTGGAGCACACGGGCACAAGCGTTGTCGACGCCTCGGGCATCCGAACCGGCGCGAAGAGCGCTCCCGACCACTCTGTGGAAACGAGCCATGCCGTTGGAGCCGACTATGCAGACGCGGCTGGGGTGCGCCGCCTGGTCGAGGAGTCCTGGAAACGCTCGCTGGCGCGAAAACTCGACCCCGATACGCTGCTTCCACGATTCGACCTCGACGACGAGACCCTGCGCGAGTACCGCAGGGAGCATCCCCTGTCACTGGTGCTGCCGATCATCCACCGCCTGTTGATCGCCCACACCTTCGAGAGCGGGCTCATCGTCGCTATCGGGGACCAGGCGGGCCGGTTGCTCTGGATCGACGGTGACCGCGAACTGCGCCGCCGCGCCGAGGGCATGTATTTCGTCGAGGGTGCGGACTGGTCTGAGGCAAGCGTCGGAACGAGCGCCCCCGGCACGGCCCTGGCGCTCGACCACGGCATCCAGATCGGCGGGGCCGAGCATTTCAACCGCATTGTTCACCCGTGGAGCTGCACCGCCGTTCCCGTGCACGACCCGGCCACAGGCGACATTCTCGGAGTCATCGACATCACCGGCGGCGACGACGCCGTCTCTCCGGCGACCATGCCCCTGCTCGAGGCCGCAGTGGCCGCCGCGGAATCCGAACTGCGCATCCACCAACTGGCCCGGGCCCACCCCAGACTCGGCCTCACCACGCAACTGAGACTGCCATCGCGGGTAGGCGGTGGTCCTGGGTGGCCGGGCGCGGGCGCGCACGTCGTTGCCAACACGAGCGCGGTCATGATCACCGACACGGGCACCGGCATCGGCATCGGCATGAGTCCCAGCTCAACCGGCAACGCACCCGGCACCGTCGAGACCAGCGCCCGCTCATCGAGCGGCACGAAGAAGCCGCGAGCAACGGATGCCCGGCAACTCAGTGTGCTCGGCCGCGAGCTTGGCCGTCTCACTGTCGGCACAGAAGGCAACGCTGAAACCAACACAGTCGAACTCAGCGCCCGTCACACCGAGATCCTGACCCTCCTCGCGTGGCACCGCCGCGGGCTCTCGGCCGATCAGCTGGCCCAGAAACTCTACGCTGCCGACAATTCGGTCGCCACCCTGAGAGCCGAGATCGTGCGATTGCGTGCCGTGCTGGCAGAGGTCGACCCGTCCGTGGTCATCGAATCACGCCCCTATCGACTCGCCCCTCCACTCGAACTCGACGCTCACCGCGTGCTGGCATTCCTCGAACGCGGGGCGCACCGTGTCGCCCTGGCCGCGTACGTCGGCCCCGTGGTGATGGGGTCGACTGCGCCCGGGGTTGTGGAGATCCGCGACGAGATCAGTACAAACGTGCGCGAATCACTGATGACCGATGCCTCGGCAGATGTGTTGCTGGCGTACGCCCACACTGATGAGTGTGCCTACGACCGCGAGGTGTGGATCGCCTGCCTTCAGCGTCTGCCGGCGCAATCACCGAAACGGGCATCCGTCGTCTCACGCATCGAACGCATCGACACGGAGCTCAAGCGCTGACTTCTGGCGACGCCCAACCGCCCCGCAACCTCTCGCAACCTTTCTGCAACGTGGACGGTCGTAGTGTCACCGTCACAGCCTGAACTCCGGCTGTGAAGCACGTGCTCGACAGCACGTACGCGACAGCACACACGACAGCACACACGACAGCACAAACGACAATGACGTCAGAAGGATGCAGACATGACCGTCTACGCAGTGCCCGGAACCCCCGGGTCCAAGATCACTTTCAAGCCCCGCTATGAGCACTGGATCGGTGGCGAATGGGTCGCCCCCGTGAAGGGCCAGTACTTCGAAGACATCTCGCCCGTCAATGGCAAACCGTTTGCAGAGGTCGCCCGAGGTACGCACGAAGACATCGATGCGGCGCTCGACGCTGCCCACAAGGCAGCACCGGCCTGGGGCAAGTCATCACCTGCCGCGCGAGCCGCTGTGCTCAACAAGATTGCCGACGTGATCGACGCCAACCTCGAGCTCCTGGCGGTGGCAGAGACGTGGGACAACGGCAAGCCCATCCGCGAACCACTGAACGCCGACCTCCCGCTGGCGTCTGATCACTTCCGCTATTTTGCCGCCGCTATCCGGGCTCAAGACGGCGATCACGCCGAGCTCGACGGCGACACTGTGGCCTACCAGTTCCACGAACCCCTCGGCGTGGTCGGGCAGATCATTCCCTGGAACTTCCCGATTCTGATGGCCGTGTGGAAGCTCGCTCCGGCGATCGCTGCGGGCAACACTGTCGTTCTGAAGCCGGCCGAGCAGACCCCGGTCTCGATCCTCGTGCTGATCGAACTCATCGGCGACATCCTGCCTCCCGGTGTGATCAACATCGTCAACGGCTTCGGCGTCGAGGCAGGTAAGCCGCTGGCGTCAAGCCCGCGCATCCGCAAGATCGCCTTCACCGGTGAGACCAGCACCGGTCGCCTCATCTCGCAGTACGCGAGCGCCAACCTCATCCCCGTGACCCTCGAGCTCGGTGGCAAGTCCCCGAACATCTTCTTCAAGGATGTCGCCGACGAGAACGATGCGTTCTACGACAAGGCACAGGAGGGCTTCACTCTCTTCGCCTTCAACCAGGGTGAAGTCTGTACCTGCCCCAGCCGCGCGCTCATCCAGAAGCCGATCTACGACTCATTCCTCGACACGGTCACCGCTCGCACGGCCAAGGCAATTCAGGGCAACCCCCTCGACACCGACACCCAGGTCGGCGCCCAGGCATCGAACGACCAGCTCGAGAAGATCCTGAGCTACATGGACATCGGCAAACAGGAGGGCGCAAAACTCCGCCTGGGTGGCGAGCGTGCTGACCTCGGCGGAGATCTGACAGAGGGCTACTACGTGCAGCCGACGATCTTCGAGGGCCACAACAAGATGCGCCTGTTCCAGGAGGAGATCTTCGGCCCGGTTGTCGCTGTCACCTCATTCGACGACTACGACGACGCGATCTCGATCGCCAACGACACCCTCTACGGCCTCGGCGCCGGCGTCTGGTCGCGCAATGGAAACGTGGCGTACCGAGCGGGTCGCGACATCCAGGCGGGTCGCGTATGGATCAACAACTACCACGCCTACCCCGCTGGCGCAGCATTCGGCGGCTACAAGAGCTCGGGCATCGGTCGCGAGAACAACAAGCTCGCCCTCGACCACTACCAGCAGACCAAGAACCTGCTGGTGTCGTACTCCGAGAACGCGCTGGGCTTCTTCTAAACCGTCACCCGCGACACAGGAGGCGGGTTTCGGCACAACGCTGTGCTGCTCGATGAGTGGTATTCCACCACTGGTTGAGCAGCGCAGCGAATCGAAACCCTCCTCAAAACCCCGACAAGCGTAACGTTCTGAGGAGAGAGAAGGTCACCATGCTCGACACGACCGCAGCGCCGCTCGAAGCGGCAGTCACGATTCCTGGAGAAACCCTGTCGCGCGTGTCCCTCAGCGCGACCGCCGTCGAGCTTCTCCGCAAACTCTGGCTCACGTATGGACCACTCATGTTCCACCAGTCCGGCGGATGCTGCGACGGAAGCTCCCCGATGTGCTATCCCGAAGGCGACTTCATCACCTCTGACAACGATGTGCTCCTCGGGACCTTCGACATCAGCCCAACCGCCGTCTCGCGAAACGAAGATGCCGGCTCACCCACGGAACCCCAGTCCATAAACTTCTGGATGTCATCCGAACAGTTCGCCTACTGGAGCCACACCCACCTGACGGTCGATGTCGTCAAAGGCCGCGGCAGTGGCTTCTCGGTCGAGGCCCCAGAGGGTGTTCGATTTCTCATCCGGTCACGCCTGATGGACACAGCGACTCCGTTCGTCTAGCCGGTCGCCCTGTACAGACCTACCCAGCGCTCACCATTCCTGCGCTCATCTTTTCTGCGCTGGCCTTTCCGCGCTGGCCTTTTCTGCGCTGACCCATTCTGCTCAGACGCGTTCGGATTCCCGTTCAGCCGGCGAATCCACAGATTCAGCGGCAGCCGCCGAGGTAGACGAACCGTTCGAACCCGCAGCTTCACGCGCGAGCGAAGCAGCAACCAGCGAGGCATGAGTGGGCCCTTCGGGCACAGTCGCAGGCCGGTTCACGGCGAACTCCTTGCGCAACACGGGCACAACTTCTTCGCCCAACAGGTCGAGCTGCTCGAGCACCGTCTTCAACGGCAACCCCGCGTGGTCCATCAGGAAGAGCTGGCGCTGGTAGTCGCCGAAGTATTCACGCATCGACGCGTAGCGATCGATGACCTGCTGCGGGCTCCCCACGGTCAATGGAGTCTGCTCGGTGAAGTCCTCCAGAGACGGCCCGTGCCCGTAGACCGGGGCCTCGTTGAAGTACGGGCGGAACTCGTCGACGGCGTCTTGCGAATTCTTGGCCATATAGGCCTGCCCGCCGAGCCCGACGATCGCCTGGTCGGCAGAACCGTGCCCGTAGTGTTCGAAACGCTGGCGGTAGTAACTGATGAGCTGCATATAGTGCTCTTTCGGCCAGAAGATGTTGTTTGCGAAGAACCCATCACCGTAGTACGCGGCCTGTTCCGCGATTTCGGGTGACCGGATGCTCCCGTGCCACACAAACGGAGGCACCCCGTCAAGCGGGCGAGGCGTCGACTGGAACCCCTGCAGTGGAGTGCGGAACTTCCCCTCCCAATCCACGAACTCTTCACGCCACAACCGGTGCAGCAGCGCGTAGTTCTCGATCGCCAGCGGAATACCCTGGCGGATGTCCTGCCCGAACCACGGGTAGACCGGGCCAGTGTTGCCGCGGCCCATCATCACGTCCATTCGCCCATCAGAGACGTGCTGGAGCATCGCGTAGTCTTCAGCGATGCGCACAGGGTCGTTCGTCGTGATCAGCGTCGTCGACGTGCTCAGGATGATCTTCTCGGTCTGGGCCGCAATGTAGGCCAGCATCGTGGTCGGCGACGACGACACGAATGGCGGGTTGTGGTGCTCCCCCAGCGCAAAGACGTCGAGCCCGACCTCTTCGGCCTTCTTGGCAATGGCAACGATCGCCTTGATGCGCTCGTGCTCGGTCGGGGTTGTGAGGTTGGTGGGGTCTGTGGTCACATCGCTGACGCTGAAGATTCCAAACTGCATGATGCCCTCATTTCTATGCTTACGCATTGACATTCGAATCAACGAGCATCTGGGTCGAACTATTCCGTACTGGTCCCACATTCACTCCTCAGAGTATTCGCTAATCGCAACGCAGTCACCGTCGTCACTGTCTGGTTCGTCTCCCGGTGCAGGGTCGGGGTGTTTGTGTCCAGTCGATCTCGGGCGGCGGGATGATGTGCGGTGCGCCCTGACGCATGACGAGTTTCCATCGGCTCTTATGCACATTCGAATGATGAAAATGGCACAACAGCACCCCGTTATCAGTATCCGTTCGGCCGGGTAAGTATCCCTTGTCACGCCAGTCGAGAACATGATGGGTCTCACACCACGACGGGGGTCTCCCACAGTCCGGCCACACACACCCACCATCCCGGGCGGCGAGGGCCCTGTTCTGCGCCGGAGTGAACAGCCGTTTCGTCTTCCCGTGCTGCAACACCCGCCCCTCACGCATCAGCGTCGCAATCACATCCCCGTGACACAGCAACTGCTCAATACTCGTCACCGGCACGGGCTGGTCAACACCGTCAACCCAGCCCACACCCCGACCCTCGACGATGTCTTCCAGGGTGACGTGCACGTTGACCGTCGGACGCGCCCCACACAGTGCCGGCATGTCGGGTAACCCCGCGACCCGGTCGATGTACGCCGTGAACCCATCAGCCAACAACTGCTCACGCGTGCGGGTGTCAGCCAACACCGGGCTGACCTCCTCCTCGCCGTCATCATCGGCGAAGAAGCGTGGGCCGCTACCGTTTCTGCCGCGGACACCATCACCGATGGGCATCGAAGAACCATCCTCGACCTCGCCGCCGCCCGAACCCTCAGAAGCACCAGAACCATCAGGAGCATCAGGAGCATCACCAGAATGAGAGCCATCACTGGCGCCCGGGGCCTCGCCGTTGTCTGCGAATCGGGGAAGTCTCGGGCTGAGGATGGTTTGGGCGATGGCCTGCCACTTCGCCCCCTGCACCGCCGTGAGCAGACCACCGACCTTGAAACTCCCGTCAGCCTGCTGCCGCAACCACAACCCGCGCTTGTCTTCCAACTCCCGAGCTGTCGGCTCGGCACCATCAGGATCCAAATGCCCCTGCCACTGCGCCACCATGATCGCCACCTGATCCGCCGACAACCCCAACCCCACATCGGTCGTCGGATCAGCGGCGAGCACCACCATCCGTTCACACTCATGCAGATCCGCACCGAACCCCACCCGCCTCGCCGACTCGCCCAGCATCCGGGTGATGACCTGCGCACTATCCACTCCGAGCCGGCCAGAACGCAGAGCCTCCTGTACGGAAGGGAAATTACTCTCATTCACCAATCCCACCACCGACATCGACGACCTAACCGCCGTACCCAGTCGCACCCGGCCTGCCGCGGTCTTCTTCGACACCCCCGTCAAACCACTGATCAACGACACGACATCTGCGCACCCATGCTTCACGGTCAACCGGTCATCACCGTGCTCACGTTTGGACCGTTCGGCAAGCTCCCCAGCCGCCTCGACAACGATCCCCTCCGCACACCGCAGCAACGCCTCACCAGCCACCGCCCAGGCCAGCAGTTCCTCGTCGGCAAGCCCGCAGGGCGCGGCAGCCCCAAACCCACCAGACGACATTACAGCCTCCACCGCCGCACGCAGCGCAGAAGCCCGAGGGTCATCCAAGCCCTCAGGCGACGACCCGGGAAACCCGGCAGCTGGTGTCTTCATACCCCCA contains:
- a CDS encoding MDR family MFS transporter, which encodes MTGAATRADVGFRSERGPVLIALMLTTGLVAIDSTILATSVPSIVSDIGGFSQFPWLFSIYLLAQAVSVPVYAKLSDTLGRKPIILVGIGLFLVGSILCGFAWSMPALIAFRVVQGLGAGAVQPMAVTIAGDIYTVAERAKVQGYIASVWAVSSVVGPTLGGVFSEFVSWRWIFFVNIPLCFLAGWMLVKNLHEKIAPQKHTIDYAGAVLLTLGLSALILAVLEGGQAWAWDAPASIGAFVLGALLLVAFVLAERRAAEPILPLWVFSRRLLLTTTLVSLGVGAILVGLTSFVPTFLEGSIGVTPIVSGLAVAALTVGWPISASQSGRLYLRLGFRRTVLIGVGIAVVGTLALTFTASTPNLWLTAASCFIVGLGLGLAATPALIAAQSSVPWNERGVVTGTNLFARSIGSAVGVAIFGAIANGIYAAHSVGAASGAGSGAGTQHDAAVIALASGSAFIAISVCAAATIFAAAAMPEARVEDVERARPAQGQAR
- a CDS encoding helix-turn-helix domain-containing protein, whose amino-acid sequence is MASPWVVSPPDSRHDGPRERALSQAQAHDALIGAGTSLEHTGTSVVDASGIRTGAKSAPDHSVETSHAVGADYADAAGVRRLVEESWKRSLARKLDPDTLLPRFDLDDETLREYRREHPLSLVLPIIHRLLIAHTFESGLIVAIGDQAGRLLWIDGDRELRRRAEGMYFVEGADWSEASVGTSAPGTALALDHGIQIGGAEHFNRIVHPWSCTAVPVHDPATGDILGVIDITGGDDAVSPATMPLLEAAVAAAESELRIHQLARAHPRLGLTTQLRLPSRVGGGPGWPGAGAHVVANTSAVMITDTGTGIGIGMSPSSTGNAPGTVETSARSSSGTKKPRATDARQLSVLGRELGRLTVGTEGNAETNTVELSARHTEILTLLAWHRRGLSADQLAQKLYAADNSVATLRAEIVRLRAVLAEVDPSVVIESRPYRLAPPLELDAHRVLAFLERGAHRVALAAYVGPVVMGSTAPGVVEIRDEISTNVRESLMTDASADVLLAYAHTDECAYDREVWIACLQRLPAQSPKRASVVSRIERIDTELKR
- the exaC gene encoding acetaldehyde dehydrogenase ExaC, which encodes MTVYAVPGTPGSKITFKPRYEHWIGGEWVAPVKGQYFEDISPVNGKPFAEVARGTHEDIDAALDAAHKAAPAWGKSSPAARAAVLNKIADVIDANLELLAVAETWDNGKPIREPLNADLPLASDHFRYFAAAIRAQDGDHAELDGDTVAYQFHEPLGVVGQIIPWNFPILMAVWKLAPAIAAGNTVVLKPAEQTPVSILVLIELIGDILPPGVINIVNGFGVEAGKPLASSPRIRKIAFTGETSTGRLISQYASANLIPVTLELGGKSPNIFFKDVADENDAFYDKAQEGFTLFAFNQGEVCTCPSRALIQKPIYDSFLDTVTARTAKAIQGNPLDTDTQVGAQASNDQLEKILSYMDIGKQEGAKLRLGGERADLGGDLTEGYYVQPTIFEGHNKMRLFQEEIFGPVVAVTSFDDYDDAISIANDTLYGLGAGVWSRNGNVAYRAGRDIQAGRVWINNYHAYPAGAAFGGYKSSGIGRENNKLALDHYQQTKNLLVSYSENALGFF
- a CDS encoding DUF779 domain-containing protein, whose product is MLDTTAAPLEAAVTIPGETLSRVSLSATAVELLRKLWLTYGPLMFHQSGGCCDGSSPMCYPEGDFITSDNDVLLGTFDISPTAVSRNEDAGSPTEPQSINFWMSSEQFAYWSHTHLTVDVVKGRGSGFSVEAPEGVRFLIRSRLMDTATPFV
- a CDS encoding LLM class flavin-dependent oxidoreductase; protein product: MQFGIFSVSDVTTDPTNLTTPTEHERIKAIVAIAKKAEEVGLDVFALGEHHNPPFVSSSPTTMLAYIAAQTEKIILSTSTTLITTNDPVRIAEDYAMLQHVSDGRMDVMMGRGNTGPVYPWFGQDIRQGIPLAIENYALLHRLWREEFVDWEGKFRTPLQGFQSTPRPLDGVPPFVWHGSIRSPEIAEQAAYYGDGFFANNIFWPKEHYMQLISYYRQRFEHYGHGSADQAIVGLGGQAYMAKNSQDAVDEFRPYFNEAPVYGHGPSLEDFTEQTPLTVGSPQQVIDRYASMREYFGDYQRQLFLMDHAGLPLKTVLEQLDLLGEEVVPVLRKEFAVNRPATVPEGPTHASLVAASLAREAAGSNGSSTSAAAAESVDSPAERESERV
- a CDS encoding HNH endonuclease signature motif containing protein, which translates into the protein MKTPAAGFPGSSPEGLDDPRASALRAAVEAVMSSGGFGAAAPCGLADEELLAWAVAGEALLRCAEGIVVEAAGELAERSKREHGDDRLTVKHGCADVVSLISGLTGVSKKTAAGRVRLGTAVRSSMSVVGLVNESNFPSVQEALRSGRLGVDSAQVITRMLGESARRVGFGADLHECERMVVLAADPTTDVGLGLSADQVAIMVAQWQGHLDPDGAEPTARELEDKRGLWLRQQADGSFKVGGLLTAVQGAKWQAIAQTILSPRLPRFADNGEAPGASDGSHSGDAPDAPDGSGASEGSGGGEVEDGSSMPIGDGVRGRNGSGPRFFADDDGEEEVSPVLADTRTREQLLADGFTAYIDRVAGLPDMPALCGARPTVNVHVTLEDIVEGRGVGWVDGVDQPVPVTSIEQLLCHGDVIATLMREGRVLQHGKTKRLFTPAQNRALAARDGGCVWPDCGRPPSWCETHHVLDWRDKGYLPGRTDTDNGVLLCHFHHSNVHKSRWKLVMRQGAPHIIPPPEIDWTQTPRPCTGRRTRQ